From Novosphingobium sp. 9, the proteins below share one genomic window:
- a CDS encoding molecular chaperone, whose protein sequence is MIAACLALSGAFPVAPAGASSLRVTPIRVTMPLDRRFCSLTLANDGDTPVSVQIRGYDWDRSEDGEDILTESGAIRVNPGIVTLPAHGAQLIRCAVPEPTWSGTKALPMEKAPPVEQAWRLVFDELPPPAGLTPGGTILTLLRISVPVFRGAPGLAPHVIWSQRNTADGAPALVLENTGTAHAQIRSVNITTDPAAAAPQAYEQGFYLLPKGRLVIPLPAGFAAPHSARITGVTVQSPEGPLTVVPAR, encoded by the coding sequence ATGATCGCCGCTTGCCTTGCGCTGTCCGGGGCATTTCCCGTCGCTCCGGCAGGGGCAAGCAGCCTGCGCGTCACACCGATCCGCGTGACGATGCCCCTCGACCGGCGCTTTTGCAGCCTCACTCTGGCCAATGACGGCGATACCCCCGTCAGCGTCCAGATCCGCGGCTACGACTGGGACCGCAGCGAGGACGGAGAGGATATCCTGACCGAAAGCGGCGCGATCCGGGTCAATCCCGGCATCGTCACGCTTCCGGCGCACGGTGCGCAGTTGATCCGCTGTGCCGTACCTGAACCGACGTGGTCAGGGACGAAGGCGTTGCCGATGGAAAAGGCCCCGCCGGTAGAACAAGCGTGGCGACTGGTGTTCGACGAACTCCCCCCGCCTGCCGGACTGACGCCCGGCGGCACGATCCTGACGCTGCTGCGCATCAGCGTGCCCGTATTCCGGGGCGCACCGGGGCTTGCCCCTCATGTGATCTGGTCGCAGCGGAATACGGCCGATGGCGCCCCTGCGCTGGTGCTGGAGAACACCGGCACCGCCCATGCGCAGATCCGCAGCGTAAATATCACCACCGATCCTGCCGCCGCAGCACCGCAAGCCTACGAACAGGGGTTTTATCTTCTTCCCAAAGGACGGCTGGTGATACCGCTGCCTGCCGGTTTTGCTGCGCCGCATTCGGCGCGGATCACCGGCGTTACGGTACAAAGTCCGGAGGGCCCGCTGACCGTGGTCCCCGCCCGCTGA
- a CDS encoding fimbria/pilus outer membrane usher protein translates to MQWRTRAGEIDVAGLYRDGAASARIELRGGLVAAGGTVSATPRIEDALAVVDVASDARVEVMVENRPTGSSTDKRHGAIVTGLQAYSPNRISIDPDQQPLEDTLDTAEKVVTPGWRQAARVTFGDRGSVPVRLRVRDPSGAVLPVGLSVFLTGTGTGAETVTGHGGDVFLASYPPPDTMLRITGAAQGACLVPLPDHAPADTLARPLIVTCRPEIRSPSP, encoded by the coding sequence GTGCAATGGCGGACACGCGCGGGAGAGATCGACGTTGCCGGGCTCTACCGCGACGGCGCGGCGTCGGCCCGGATCGAACTGCGCGGCGGCCTAGTCGCAGCGGGCGGAACCGTCAGCGCCACCCCGCGTATCGAAGACGCGCTCGCTGTCGTGGACGTTGCCTCGGATGCGCGCGTGGAGGTCATGGTGGAAAACCGCCCGACCGGTTCCAGCACCGACAAGCGCCACGGCGCCATCGTCACCGGACTTCAGGCCTATTCGCCCAACCGCATCTCCATCGATCCCGACCAGCAGCCGCTGGAAGACACGCTCGACACCGCCGAAAAAGTCGTGACACCCGGCTGGCGACAAGCGGCACGCGTCACGTTCGGTGATCGGGGCAGCGTGCCGGTTCGCCTGCGCGTACGCGATCCTTCCGGTGCGGTTCTGCCTGTGGGACTATCGGTGTTCCTCACCGGGACAGGGACAGGCGCCGAAACAGTGACAGGCCACGGCGGGGACGTTTTCCTCGCCTCCTACCCGCCCCCGGACACCATGTTGCGCATCACCGGGGCGGCCCAGGGCGCCTGCCTCGTGCCCCTGCCGGACCATGCTCCGGCAGATACATTGGCCAGGCCCCTGATCGTGACCTGCCGCCCCGAGATCCGGAGTCCCTCCCCATGA
- a CDS encoding spore coat U domain-containing protein translates to MLPPRAAIVRAMLATCTLVLPVQTAKAQVSVCALCSCGVTSTGLAFGNYDAGTTAPRDVNATVTVNCTSLAQINGGAVISLSGGESGNPAARRMVKGADTLTYQIYSNTARTTVWGNGTGGTSTVTVSLTGLLSSSATATAYGRIPARQFVRAGAYTDTVTITVTY, encoded by the coding sequence GTGCTTCCCCCCCGCGCCGCGATCGTTCGGGCGATGCTGGCAACCTGCACTCTAGTCCTGCCCGTACAGACCGCAAAGGCTCAGGTGTCGGTATGCGCGCTGTGCTCGTGCGGCGTGACCTCCACCGGGCTGGCTTTCGGAAACTACGATGCCGGCACCACCGCTCCTCGCGATGTCAACGCGACGGTTACGGTAAACTGCACCTCGCTTGCCCAGATCAACGGCGGCGCGGTGATTTCGCTCAGCGGCGGCGAATCGGGCAATCCCGCCGCGCGGCGCATGGTCAAGGGCGCGGACACCCTGACCTACCAGATCTACAGCAACACAGCGCGGACAACGGTGTGGGGCAACGGCACCGGCGGCACCTCCACCGTCACGGTGTCGCTGACCGGCCTGCTTTCGTCCAGTGCGACCGCGACCGCCTATGGCCGCATCCCCGCGCGCCAGTTCGTGCGCGCCGGGGCCTATACCGATACAGTCACGATCACCGTCACGTACTGA
- a CDS encoding spore coat U domain-containing protein — protein sequence MKNVAPRISLALRAAAGLPASPRFRNLAAVLALGAAATIPLSAQAATATDPMAVTATVISACIIDAADLPFGNYDPTSSTPKDMNTTITVTCTVGTPFTVGLNAGSTSGATVTTRQMANGANRLGYALYSDTGHATNWGNTSGTDTPAQATATATSTVMTVYGRIAARQNVPAGSYTDSVTATVYY from the coding sequence ATGAAAAACGTCGCACCCCGCATTTCCCTCGCCCTGCGTGCAGCCGCCGGCCTTCCGGCGTCGCCGCGTTTCCGCAACCTTGCCGCCGTGCTCGCACTGGGCGCCGCAGCAACCATTCCGCTGTCCGCGCAAGCCGCGACCGCCACCGATCCGATGGCCGTCACCGCCACGGTGATCTCTGCCTGCATCATCGATGCCGCCGACCTGCCCTTCGGCAACTACGATCCGACCTCTTCCACGCCCAAGGACATGAACACCACGATCACCGTCACCTGCACCGTGGGCACGCCCTTCACGGTGGGCCTGAACGCAGGCAGCACCAGCGGCGCCACCGTGACGACGCGCCAGATGGCGAACGGCGCCAACCGCCTAGGCTATGCACTTTACAGCGACACCGGGCACGCCACCAACTGGGGCAACACTTCCGGCACCGACACGCCCGCACAGGCGACGGCCACGGCAACCTCCACCGTCATGACCGTCTACGGTCGCATCGCCGCGCGCCAGAACGTACCTGCAGGCAGCTACACCGACAGTGTCACGGCAACGGTCTATTATTGA